Proteins encoded within one genomic window of Camelina sativa cultivar DH55 chromosome 19, Cs, whole genome shotgun sequence:
- the LOC104766488 gene encoding uncharacterized protein LOC104766488 encodes MREVNKTEGIGFSVQAKVASQVTATSGSQTRDRSTLSCTHCRRQGHDVSDCFQLHGFPDWYFEQKGGIRPSTFDTRDVSIRGNTDVRSAQCGGRSSRRRGRGPVNNARVATTSDSNTDQIAQLINLLQSQRPSTTSEKLSGPFFEDFDWSRGGT; translated from the exons ATGCGTGAAGTGAACAAAACAGAGGGCATCGGTTTCTCTGTTCAAGCGAAGGTCGCTTCCCAGGTTACAGCTACCTCTGGCTCTCAGACTCGCGATCGCTCCACTCTTTCATGCACCCACTGTCGTCGCCAAGGCCATGATGTCTCTGATTGCTTTCAACTTCATGGCTTCCCAGATTGGTATTTCGAACAAAAAGGTGGTATTCGTCCCTCCACTTTCGACACTCGTGACGTCTCTATTCGTGGGAACACTGATGTTCGTTCTGCTCAATGTGGTGGCCGTTCATCCAGACGTCGTGGCAGAGGACCGGTCAACAATGCTCGTGTTGCAACCACATCCGACAGCAACACAGACCAGATTGCTCAACTAATCAACTTGCTTCAAAGCCAACGTCCGTCCACCACATCTGAAAAATTGTCGG GACCGTTTTTTGAGGACTTTGATTGGAGCAGAGGAGGAACGTGA
- the LOC104766490 gene encoding uncharacterized protein LOC104766490, translated as MESQKQERSVKEMKIVTKIIALASIFSFILSYSSLVSSLQQRLQLLSMYSNLVDKKYMFLLCNGIVGFIVGSFRGNSETLLHDKTINIVDRTKEVRINDLKETEVKKVVALLEEKSVSKEEDRVVLFRGGEEEQELALVVEDDEDVLVQDLAITMVDDHNDDNEINDSLLSSEELNKKCEEFIRKMKAEIRFGKRSK; from the coding sequence aTGGAAtctcaaaaacaagaaagaagcgTGAAGGAGATGAAAATAGTCACTAAGATCATAGCATTGGCatccattttctcttttatacTATCTTACTCTTCCTTAGTCTCTTCTCTTCAACAAAGACTTCAGTTGCTGTCCATGTATAGCAACCTTGTGGACAAGAAGTACATGTTTTTGCTATGCAATGGGATTGTGGGCTTTATCGTGGGGAGTTTCCGAGGGAATTCTGAAACTCTTTTGCACGATAAAACCATTAACATCGTTGACAGAACAAAAGAAGTAAGGATCAATGACTTAAAAGAAACAGAAGTCAAGAAAGTAGTGGCACTACTTGAAGAAAAGAGTGTTtctaaagaagaagacagagttGTTTTGTTTAGAGGAGgcgaagaagaacaagaatTAGCATTGGTTGTTGAGGACGATGAGGATGTATTAGTACAAGACCTCGCTATCACTATGGTAGATGATCATAATGATGACAATGAGATAAATGATAGTTTGTTAAGTTCGGAAGAATTGAACAAGAAATGTGAGGAGTTCATCAGGAAGATGAAGGCAGAGATTCGATTCGGCAAGAGAAGCAAATAA
- the LOC104766489 gene encoding eukaryotic translation initiation factor 1A-like produces MPKNKGKGGKNRKRGKNEADDEKRELIFKEDGQEYAQVQRMLGNGRCEAMCIDGTKRLCHIRGKMHKKVWIAAGDIVLVGLRDYQDDKADVILKYMSDEARLLKAYGELPDNTRLNEGIVGDFEDDPQNEVDDFVEFEDEDIDRI; encoded by the coding sequence ATGCCGAAGAACAAGGGAAAGGGAGGAAAGAACAGGAAGAGAGGAAAGAACGAAGCTGATGACGAGAAGAGAGAGCTTATATTCAAGGAAGATGGACAGGAATACGCGCAAGTCCAACGTATGCTTGGTAATGGGAGATGTGAAGCTATGTGTATCGATGGTACCAAACGTCTTTGCCATATCCGTGGTAAGATGCATAAGAAGGTTTGGATTGCAGCAGGTGACATTGTACTTGTTGGTTTGAGGGATTACCAAGATGACAAAGCCGATGTTATCCTCAAGTACATGTCTGATGAGGCTAGGCTTCTCAAGGCTTATGGTGAGCTTCCGGATAATACCCGTCTCAACGAAGGAATTGTTGGTGATTTTGAAGATGATCCTCAAAATGAGGTCGATGACTTTGTTGAGTTTGAGGATGAGGATATCGATAGGATCTAa